The DNA sequence TTCCAGGGAGGTTTTTGCAGCGACGATTTGGGGGATTGCATCCTCGGATTCAAAGCCCTCTAAAACCACAAAATCCATGCCCCCCAGATGCGGCAAAATCTCCTTCACCGACAGCCGCCGCTTGATGAAAACCACGGTTTCCTCCCGCGGCACCGCAACCACGGCTTCTGCGCCTGCCAGCGCATAGCGGTCGGTTTCCTTGGCGGGCGTGTCGACGCGGGCGATGCGTACCATTTCTTTGATGACTCCGACGTGGTAGCCGCGGCGTTTAAGCTCAGCGGTTAAGTGTTCGATGACTGTGGTTTTGCCGGAGTGTTTTGCGCCGACGACCGCGACAAGTTTAGGCATGGCATATCAGGAAGGGTATCGGTTAAGCCGCCATATATGGTTAATGCAGATGAGGCAAGGATTGGTTGCTTGTGGGAGCGGAAACCTTATTATCCTGTATTATACACGGATTATATTATATGAGTATAATATCGAACATGGAAACAGCCATACTAGGCCTCATCTGCGAAAAACCCATGCACGGCTACGAAATCGAAAAAACCATCGAAGAACGAAACATGCGCTACTGGACAGAAATCTCCCTCCCCTCAATCTACAAAGTCCTAACAAAACTCGAAAAAAAATCCCTCATCACCTCAGAAATAAAACTCTCCAAAAACAACATAGCCCAAAAAATCTACACCATCACCCCCCAGGGGCAACAAACCCTGAAAAGCAGCCTCATAGAAATCCTCTCAAACGTCGAAAAAACCATCTGGCGAGTGGATTTAGCCGTAGCCAACCTGTGCTTCTTAAGCAAGCAAGAAGTGCAAACGAGCCTACAGAAATACATAGCATCCATCGACGAAAGCATAGCCATCTACAGGCAGGTAGAAGCGTTTTTCCAACAGCGAAACTACCCGCCAAGCGACTATGCACTCGCGTTGAGGCCCATTATGCATTTGAAAGCCGAAAAGGAATGGGCGACAAACTTTATGGAAACAGTGACTAAAAATGAGTAAACCAAGAGCCTTTGAAATCTCCCCGATTGGAAAGATAGCGCAAACCCAAGAGGGATGGCAAATAAAAATCCTTGAACCCTACCGACCTGCTCTAAAGGAACTAGAAAGCTTTGGCCACGTTATGGTTTTGTGGTGGTGCCATATGGCGGATACTGCAGAGTGGCGACAGACCCTTGCGTGTAACAAGCCATACAGGAATGGACCTGAAAAAATCGGCGTATTCGCGACTCGCTCACCCGTTAGGCCAAACCCGATAGCGGTAAGCGTCACAGCCGTTTTAGGGGTCAACCAAGAAGAAGGCATAGTTTATGTTCCATGGATAGATGCAGCGCCAGATACGCCGATTATCGATTTAAAACCTTACCATCCCTCATCAGACAGGATACGCGATGTCTCTATGCCTCAGTGGTGTAGCCACTGGCCGAAATGGGCTGAGGATTCAGCAGATTTTGACTGGAGCAGAGAATTCCTCTAATGCCCTGAGGGCTTCCCCTAACTTTTTTTGAAGACGCCGTTTCCCCAGATGCAACTTTCAATAGCCGCCATGCCTCAGAAGCTCAAAAAACGGCGCCTGAGTTTTATGCGTTTGAGGCCGGGGTTTTTGCGTTATTGCGGCTTTGTGAGGCTAAAGGTTTAAAGGCAACGTTTCTGATGTACTCGTGTCAAGGTGTAATGTATGCCAACTCACGGATCACTCTCAAAAGCTGGGAAAGTCAGGTCTCAAACACCTAAAGTCCAAGCTCAAGAACGCACTGCTCCAAGCCCCAAAAACAGAACCAGACGCAACTACGAGAAGCGTGTGATTCTGCAGCGAAAAGCAGGCCAAAACTGGATGCAATAAACATCAGTTTTCTTTAACCATTTTAGGTTTTATCTCTTCTTGTTTTGATAGGTTATATACCGTAGCAGTACATTGTTTACCTGTATGGGGCTTTAGAGATGGCGTATCCTGCAGCTTGGGAAAAAACCTATACGGCAAAAAATGGTGCAAAAATCCTTTTTCGCCCCGAAAAAGCCGCTGACACCGAAATGCTCTGGGAAATGTACTCTTCGCTTTTGGATGCAACCACCGAAAATTTGGTTCCGCCCTTCACCCGCCAAAGAATAGAGGGCTGGACCCAAAACATCGACTACAGCAGTGTCTTAGCCATTGTTGCAGTTACAGAGGATGCTCACATCGTTGCGACGGCTTCGCTTAAGTTCAGTCCGCAGGAAGTTTTTAGGCACAAAGCCGAATTGGGCATAACGGTGCATGATAGCTACCAGAACTTAGGCATAGGCACCGAGCTGCTAATGCATCTATTGAGCATCGCTAAAGAAAAACAGCTTAAAAAAATATTTTTAACCGTAAACGTAAACAACGCTAAAGCACAACGGCTCTACCATAAAGCAGGCTTCACCCTTGAAGGAACCCTGCGCGGCGAGATGCAGCTCAACGGCAAATTCATCGATGAGTACCGTATGGCGCTTTTCCTCTGAATCATTTACTGATTTCTGTTGCTTTCCGTCTGCGTGTTGCCGTCAGCGGAGTTTATCTACCCCCAAACGAACTAAGGCTATGGACGAGACGCTTTGACTCAAACTGATGCCCTGCGTGAAATCATCCAGACCCTGCAGACTATGGAGTCGCCTACCCGAAATGACGTAAACAAGCTTAAAATCCGCACCGCAGCCAAATACCGCCTCCAAAAGGTTCCCTCAAACGCAGACCTCATCAGCCAACTCACACCAAAGGAAGCAAAGCAGCTTTTGCCCATTCTGAAACGAAAAGTCACCCGAACCATCAGCGGCGTAACCGTCGTCGCCACCATGACTAAACCTTACCCGTGCCCCCAGCCTGAACCCTGCGCCTACTGCCCCGGAGGACCAGCAACGGGGTCGCCTCAGAGCTACACAGGGCATGAACCAGCCGCGATGCGGGGCGCACAAAACAACTTCGACCCGTATTTGCAGGTGAAAAGCCGAATCGAGCAGCTCACCGCCATCGGGCATAAAGTCGATAAAATAGAGCTTATCGTGATGGGCGGAACCTTCCCCGCGACGCCGCCTGAGTATCAGGCATGGTTTATCCAGCGGGCACTCGACGCCATAACCGACATGCCCTCAAGCAGCCTTGCCCAGGCCAAAGCCAACGCGGAACAAAGCGCCATCCGCAACGTCGGCATAACCGTGGAGACAAGGCCTGACTGGGCAAAGCAGCCCCACATCGACGCGCTCCTCGATATGGGCGTGACTCGTATTGAGTTGGGCGTGCAGAATCCCGATGACGAAATCTACCGCTTAGTGGGCAGGACACATACGGTTGCCGATGTGGTGGAGGCAACACGCGTCGCCAAGGATGCGGGGCTCAAAATCGTCTACCACATGATGCCCGGCATGCCCGGCTCCGACTCACAAAAGGATATCGCGGCTTTTCAGCGCATCTTTTCTGACCCCGACTTCAAACCTGATATGATCAAAATTTACCCGTGCCTAGCCATCGCGGGCACCAAAGCCTACCAGTGGCATCAGCAGGGCAAATTTGAGCCCTACAGCACCGAGCAAGCCGCAGAAGTCATCGCACAAATCAAAAAAACCATACCTAAATGGGTCCGAATTATGCGTGTCCAACGTGATATCCCCGCTCGGCTCATCGATGCAGGCGTCAAGAAAAGCGACCTACGCGAGCTTGCACAGCGCAGACTCAAAGCGGAGGGGCTCCGTTGCCAGTGTATTCGCTGCCGCGAAGTGGGACACCGCCTCGAAGCCGACCACATCCAAGCGGACCCAGAAAAAGTCAGAATCCTAACCGAACGCTACATGGCATCGGAGGGCACCGAGTTCTTCATATCTGCTGAAGACACAGAGAACGATGTGCTGCTGGGTTACCTGCGGCTACGCATCCCATCCCCGCGGGCGCATCGAGTCGAAGTCGCCGAGGCAGCATCCGCCATCGTACGTGAGCTGCATGTTTATGGCCCCCTTGTCCCCGTCGGCGGCCACAGCAAGACCGCTTGGCAGCACCGCGGCTATGGCAGGGAGCTTTTGGCGTGGGCAGAGCAGATTGCCGCTGAGTGCGGGCGGGAAAAGCTTTTAGTTATCAGCGCGTTAGGAACAAGACGATACTACATGCGCTTGGGTTACAGGCGTGATGGAGTTTACGTTTCAAAGAGGCTTACAAAGCATGAGTGAACTTGAAGCATCAGGCTACCGGGGCAAAGCCCTTGAGTTGCTGACATCAGCGAACTGCAGCGTCGGCGACATCCTACGGGTCACCAGCAAAGCAAAAACCTACGAGGGCATCTTGATCCCCCGCTTCGGCGAAGGCCAAGCCATAATCATCAAAATGAAAAGCGGCTACAACATCGGCATAAAAGCCACCGCGGAAGTGGCCGTCGAGAAAGTCGGCGTCGGCGCCAAACCCAGCTTCGCCGCGCCCCCGCTGCCCAAACAAAACCCCACGTTGCCCCACGTCGTCATCATGAGCACCGGCGGAACCATCGCCAGCCGCGTGGATTACCGCACAGGAGCCGTCCGCAGCGCAATGTCGGCCAGCGACCTCTACGGCGTCGTGCCTGAACTGGCGGATCTTGCCCGCGTGGACACCGAAATCGTGTTTAGCATCTACAGCGAGAACATGCGTCCGCAGGACTGGACCGCGCTTGCAGAGAAGGTGACGCAGCGCATCGAGGAGGGCGTGGACGGCGTAGTCATCGCCCATGGCACCGACACCATGGCATACACCGCGGCGGCCTTGAGTTTTGCATTACAGAACCTCCCCGTCCCAGTCATTTTGGTGGGTGCTCAGCGTTCCTCAGACCGCCCCAGCAGCGACGCCGCAACCAACCTCATCGGCGCAGTCAAAGCCGCAGGTGAAGCCCCCTTCGCCGAGGTCGGCTTAGCCATGCATCAAACCGTCTCGGACGCAGCCATCGTGGTGCACCGCGGAGTTAAAGTCCGCAAATGCCACACCAGCCGCCGAGACACCTTCAAATCCATAAACGGTTTCCCCCTCGCCACCATCGAAAACCATCAAGTTACCATGACCGCAGAGAGCTTTCAGAAACGAGACCCCAACCGCAAGTTAACCCTCAAACCCAGCTTCTGCAGCAAAGTTGCCCTCGTCAAGTTCCATCCGGGACTTGACCCCGCAGTCATCGACTTCTACGCTGAACAGGGCTTCAAGGGCATCCTGCTGGAGGGCTCGGGGCTGGGGCATGTGAGCAAATTCTGTTTTGACGCAATCAAACGCGCCACCTCCAAAGGCGTGGTTGTAGCGCTTGCCTCCCAGTGCATCTGGGGACGCGTCAACATGAACGTGTATGATACAGGCCGCGACCTGCAAGGCATCGGCGTGGTGCCGCTAGAGGACATGTTCCCCGAAACCGCGCTTGTCAAACTCATGTGGGCGCTGGGGCAAACCGCCGACCCCAAAGAAGCCACCGTGCTGCTTAAAACCAACATTGCAGGCGAATACTCGCCTCGGACGCTTCCCCAGGAAGGCACACTTAACTATGGAGGAAAACAGTAATGGCGATCGACTACGCAAAAGCTGGCCTTAAAGTCGGCTTAGAAATCCACCAGCAACTCAACGTTAACAGCAAACTCTTCTGCTGCTGCCCCCCGGAGCTGTTTAAGGAAGAACCCGAAATCACTTTCCTGCGGCGACTACGCCCAACCCAGAGCGAGCTGGGGCAGGTGGATCCCGCAGCGTTCTTTGAGTTCCAAAAGGGCGTGCGCATCCTCTACGAAGCCAACCGCAAAAGCAGCTGCCTAGTCGAGATGGATGAGGAGCCCCCGCATCCCATCAACCTCGACGCCGTAAAAGTGGTTTTAACCGCCTCGCTTATGATGAACATGCAGCCCGTCGACGAAGTGCATGTTATGAGAAAAACCGTCATCGATGGCAGCAACACCACGGGGTTCCAGCGCACCTGCACCCTCGCATTGGATGGCTGGATAAAAGTCGGGGAAAAAGTCATCGCCATGCAGGCGGCTTTTCTCGAGGAGGACGCCGCAAGAAAAACAGGCACCCAAGACGAGGGCAAAACCATCCGCTACCGCATCGACAGATTAGGCATCCCCTTAATCGAAGTCGCAACCGCGCCGGTCATCTATTCACCAAAGGAAGCCGAGGAAGTGGCGTTTGCCATAGGCAGAATCCTACGTGACACAGGCAAAGTCATGCGTGGCTTAGGCACCATCCGCCAAGACCTCAACGTTTCAATCGCAGAGGGCACTCTCATCGAGATTAAGGGCGTGCAGGAACTCGAATTGATATCCACAGTCGTCGACTATGAGGTGCAACGCCAACTTAACCTGGTCGCAGTCAAGCAGGAACTTGCCAAACGAGGCATCACCCCCGAGTTGCTCAAGCCAGAATTCGTTGACGTCACCGGCCTGTTTAGATCCACCAAAAGCAAAGTCATCAAAAAAGCCATAGACAAAAATCAGAAGGTCCTCGCCGTTAAACTCCCCGGCTTTAACGGGTTAACGGGCAAGGAATTGATGCCTGGCTTCCGATTGGGCAGCGAGTTGTCGGATTACGCCAAGTTCTGGGGCAGAGTCGGAGGCATCTTCCACACCGACGAGGTGCTCGCAAACTACGGCATCACCGCCGAAGAAGTCGCCGCGTTGCGAGCCGCAGTGGACGCGGGGGAAGCGGACGCGGTGGTTTTTGTCGCTGACACCGCAGAAAACACCCATGACGCCCTCAAAGCAGTGGTTGACCGCGCACAGGTCGCCTGCACCCATATCCCCCAGGAAACCCGAACCGCCAAAGACGACGGCACCACCCGCTACATGCGTCCCCGCCCAGGCGCCGCCCGCATGTACCCCGAAACCGACATCCCACCCCAAGAAATCACCACTGAACTCATCGAAGAAATCAAAGCCCACCTGCCTGAATTCGCAGACAAAAAACTCGCCCGCCTAACCAAACAGTACAGCCTCAACGAGAAACTCGCCAAGCAACTCCTCGACTGTGAATACAACGCCATATTCGAAGAAACCGCCAAAGCCTGCCAAGTCGCAGCCTCAACAATCGCAGCGTTCCTCACTGAAACCGTCAAAGCCCTCCGACGCGAGGGCGTAGCAACCGAAAATGTTTCCGACGAGCAAATCGGAGCCATCTTTGGAGCCGTCGGCGCCGGCGAGTTAGCTAAAGAAGCCGTGGCTGACGTGTTTAGTTGGCTAGCTAAAAATGAGGGCAAAACCGTGCAGGATGCCATTGAGGCTTTGGGTTTAAAGATGCTCACTGAAGTCGAAGTGGCGCCGATTATCGACCGCATAATCGCAGCCAACAAGCTCCAAATTGAGAAGCTGGGCAAAAACGCGTTTGGCATGCTGATGGGCGCCGTCATGAAGGAGGTCCGCGGCAAAGCAAACCCGGAACTCGTCGGCAAGCTGCTGCGGCAACGCCTAAGCTAAACTCTCCTTTCTTTCTTTTAGCGCAAATCCTAAAAGGTTAGCTGCCATAGCTCATAGCGAGGCAACCCCAGTGAAGCATATTGAAGCCCGAGTTAAAACCGCGTTTGGCGAAGTCGTCATCCAAGCTGACACCCCTAAAGAAATCCTTGAAGTCCTCGCGGAGATGCCGGAGGATTTTGTGGAGAAACTCTCGGATTTTGTGGTTAACCGCCTCACCCCCTCGGGCGCGCAGCTTAAGGGCATCGTGGAAGCCACCACGGAGGGCCCGGTGATTGTGACGCGGGAGAACCTGACGCATTACGAGTCCGTGGGGCTGGTGCTGTATGCTTCGGGGGATAAGCGTAACACGGCTGCGCAGGTGCAGAAGCTGCTGGAGTCCAGCGGCATTAAAGTGATGGTGCCGGCGCGGCTTAACGAGATGACTAAGCGCGGGCAAGTTTTCAAGCCTGACCCCAGCAAACCCGACTTTAAACTCACCTTGCAGGGCGAGAAATGGGTGGAAGATGAGGTTCTCTCTAAGCTTCGGGGCAAAATGAGTTAGCGCTGCCTTAGGAAAAATATATTACCGCCGTCCACTGTTTTTGTTTTGAGGAGTAACTATGGATTTATCGGTTCTTTGGATGCTAATCTACTCGGTGCTGGAAAGCTTAAACATCACAGGCTTTGACTTAACCATCTTTGTCATACTCATCATCATCGGCTTAGTTATCATTATCCTCATCAAGCTGTTCCTGGTCTTGATCCCAGCCATAATCGTTGCGCTTATCGTGTACTTCCTAACCGGCGGCGACTTATTCTGGACAGGCATAGCGTTTCTGGTGATTGCGGCGCTCTCGCTTATAAGAAAACTATAGCACCCCCATCCACCCCCATTTTTAATTAATCCTCCCCTGTAACATCAATCTTGGAGCGGCTTAGCTGTGTGGCAGCGGCATATTTTTTCAAATTCAGCCTTTTGGCGCCATCGAGCCCTTTATCCTTTATAGTATGGGAGCGCGTTTTTCATAACCCTTTTATATCTGGTAGGGAGTTCATGGATAATACAAGTAAAGGACAGGGTCATCGAC is a window from the Candidatus Bathyarchaeota archaeon genome containing:
- the mobB gene encoding molybdopterin-guanine dinucleotide biosynthesis protein B yields the protein MPKLVAVVGAKHSGKTTVIEHLTAELKRRGYHVGVIKEMVRIARVDTPAKETDRYALAGAEAVVAVPREETVVFIKRRLSVKEILPHLGGMDFVVLEGFESEDAIPQIVAAKTSLEAQSYPADRAIAVSGIIADSNEEAAKAQSLKIPLFSSFREIEKLADTVEHKAAVFS
- a CDS encoding PadR family transcriptional regulator, which codes for MSIISNMETAILGLICEKPMHGYEIEKTIEERNMRYWTEISLPSIYKVLTKLEKKSLITSEIKLSKNNIAQKIYTITPQGQQTLKSSLIEILSNVEKTIWRVDLAVANLCFLSKQEVQTSLQKYIASIDESIAIYRQVEAFFQQRNYPPSDYALALRPIMHLKAEKEWATNFMETVTKNE
- a CDS encoding SAM-dependent methyltransferase, translated to MSKPRAFEISPIGKIAQTQEGWQIKILEPYRPALKELESFGHVMVLWWCHMADTAEWRQTLACNKPYRNGPEKIGVFATRSPVRPNPIAVSVTAVLGVNQEEGIVYVPWIDAAPDTPIIDLKPYHPSSDRIRDVSMPQWCSHWPKWAEDSADFDWSREFL
- a CDS encoding 30S ribosomal protein S30e, which gives rise to MPTHGSLSKAGKVRSQTPKVQAQERTAPSPKNRTRRNYEKRVILQRKAGQNWMQ
- a CDS encoding GNAT family N-acetyltransferase; the encoded protein is MAYPAAWEKTYTAKNGAKILFRPEKAADTEMLWEMYSSLLDATTENLVPPFTRQRIEGWTQNIDYSSVLAIVAVTEDAHIVATASLKFSPQEVFRHKAELGITVHDSYQNLGIGTELLMHLLSIAKEKQLKKIFLTVNVNNAKAQRLYHKAGFTLEGTLRGEMQLNGKFIDEYRMALFL
- a CDS encoding tRNA uridine(34) 5-carboxymethylaminomethyl modification radical SAM/GNAT enzyme Elp3; the protein is MTQTDALREIIQTLQTMESPTRNDVNKLKIRTAAKYRLQKVPSNADLISQLTPKEAKQLLPILKRKVTRTISGVTVVATMTKPYPCPQPEPCAYCPGGPATGSPQSYTGHEPAAMRGAQNNFDPYLQVKSRIEQLTAIGHKVDKIELIVMGGTFPATPPEYQAWFIQRALDAITDMPSSSLAQAKANAEQSAIRNVGITVETRPDWAKQPHIDALLDMGVTRIELGVQNPDDEIYRLVGRTHTVADVVEATRVAKDAGLKIVYHMMPGMPGSDSQKDIAAFQRIFSDPDFKPDMIKIYPCLAIAGTKAYQWHQQGKFEPYSTEQAAEVIAQIKKTIPKWVRIMRVQRDIPARLIDAGVKKSDLRELAQRRLKAEGLRCQCIRCREVGHRLEADHIQADPEKVRILTERYMASEGTEFFISAEDTENDVLLGYLRLRIPSPRAHRVEVAEAASAIVRELHVYGPLVPVGGHSKTAWQHRGYGRELLAWAEQIAAECGREKLLVISALGTRRYYMRLGYRRDGVYVSKRLTKHE
- the gatD gene encoding Glu-tRNA(Gln) amidotransferase subunit GatD; the protein is MSELEASGYRGKALELLTSANCSVGDILRVTSKAKTYEGILIPRFGEGQAIIIKMKSGYNIGIKATAEVAVEKVGVGAKPSFAAPPLPKQNPTLPHVVIMSTGGTIASRVDYRTGAVRSAMSASDLYGVVPELADLARVDTEIVFSIYSENMRPQDWTALAEKVTQRIEEGVDGVVIAHGTDTMAYTAAALSFALQNLPVPVILVGAQRSSDRPSSDAATNLIGAVKAAGEAPFAEVGLAMHQTVSDAAIVVHRGVKVRKCHTSRRDTFKSINGFPLATIENHQVTMTAESFQKRDPNRKLTLKPSFCSKVALVKFHPGLDPAVIDFYAEQGFKGILLEGSGLGHVSKFCFDAIKRATSKGVVVALASQCIWGRVNMNVYDTGRDLQGIGVVPLEDMFPETALVKLMWALGQTADPKEATVLLKTNIAGEYSPRTLPQEGTLNYGGKQ
- the gatE gene encoding Glu-tRNA(Gln) amidotransferase subunit GatE; this translates as MAIDYAKAGLKVGLEIHQQLNVNSKLFCCCPPELFKEEPEITFLRRLRPTQSELGQVDPAAFFEFQKGVRILYEANRKSSCLVEMDEEPPHPINLDAVKVVLTASLMMNMQPVDEVHVMRKTVIDGSNTTGFQRTCTLALDGWIKVGEKVIAMQAAFLEEDAARKTGTQDEGKTIRYRIDRLGIPLIEVATAPVIYSPKEAEEVAFAIGRILRDTGKVMRGLGTIRQDLNVSIAEGTLIEIKGVQELELISTVVDYEVQRQLNLVAVKQELAKRGITPELLKPEFVDVTGLFRSTKSKVIKKAIDKNQKVLAVKLPGFNGLTGKELMPGFRLGSELSDYAKFWGRVGGIFHTDEVLANYGITAEEVAALRAAVDAGEADAVVFVADTAENTHDALKAVVDRAQVACTHIPQETRTAKDDGTTRYMRPRPGAARMYPETDIPPQEITTELIEEIKAHLPEFADKKLARLTKQYSLNEKLAKQLLDCEYNAIFEETAKACQVAASTIAAFLTETVKALRREGVATENVSDEQIGAIFGAVGAGELAKEAVADVFSWLAKNEGKTVQDAIEALGLKMLTEVEVAPIIDRIIAANKLQIEKLGKNAFGMLMGAVMKEVRGKANPELVGKLLRQRLS